Part of the Picrophilus oshimae DSM 9789 genome, ATGCACCGGAGAATGCACCTGCAGCCCTTTTAATCTGGCTGTTTCCAAATCTTTTCCTCCATGATGGCGGTATAACATTGTTAAATGACTGAAACCTCCTTGTAAAGAATATCGATGCCAGAAAAGCGCCAAACAGTGTTCCTATATCACTGAATGGCTCCCAGCCTATTGTATGAACAACAAGCGTGCTGTATTTCCAGTAACCTGCGGGAAGCCAGATCTTTGCAACAATCCATGAATATGTCGTTGATTCACCAAAGATCTGGTGCAAGAACATCTCAAGAACGACTGTTAATCCTATTATTATGCCAACGGACATCATGACAACGCCGAAGAGCTTTGATGATACAGTCCAGTGGTAATTAACCTTTTCAGGCAGGTTGTTTTTCCCAAGAGGCATTGATGATCCTTCCAGGAGCATTGCTGCAGTCTCGGCGTATTCTTTTTCCTCCTCAGTGGACATTCTATAGTTTTTATGCAACGATGTGTATGCACAGCTCTTTCCATTCTTGTACCTTGGAAGTGTATATGCTATTGTAAACATTATTATGGCCCAGACTATTGCTATTCCGAAGCCAACTCCAAGGTTTGTATCAACTGTTCCGCCGAAGTAGATCTCACCAAAGTTAAGATATGAAACAAGCCACTGTCCGAATGATGTTTGGTATATCAAGGTCCATGATGCCGCCCCAAGAAGGCCGCCAAGAACCGCGTATAATGCGTCACGCCTGCCCTCTCCAAGTGCCATCCATATTGTTCCTGGAACGTATCCTGAAATGGCTATGCCTGTACCAAAGATTGCGCCGCCAAGGGCAACACCAACTATATAATCAGGCTTTATGCCCCAGTGGAATGCAACGCCTGCAAATGATAAACCATAGAGTGCTATTGCACCCGCACCTATTGCAATGGCTATGCAGCCCACAAAGAGCCTGTCCTTCCAGCGGCCCAGCCTTATAAGCACCTCGGGGTTTGATATGCCCCAGGCTTCGGCAAGGCCGCCTATTATTATACCTATGAACAGACCAATCCATTCATATGCTGTTACACCTATCATTCTCTCATCCTTTAAGCATATGAAAATTAAATTTATGTATTTTAATTAATATCCTTATATGTTAGGATAAATATTAAATAAAAAATATTTATAAAATAGTATATCTATAATTATATTTTTATTAATATATTGCATCTTGGAATTTAAAAAATAAATTAATATAATGTAGCAAAAAATTTTAACAAGATTTATATCTTTTAAATGAATGTTTGAAAATATGATGGATTTAAGCTCACTTAGGCATGGTGACGAGCTCATAAAGCGCGGTTTTGCAAAGATGACAAAGGGCGGCGTTATAATGGATGTCACAACTGCCGAGCAGGCAAGGATAGCGGAAAAGGCCGGTGCAGTTGCGGTAATGGCCCTTGAGAGGGTGCCGGCAGACATAAGGGCAAATGGCGGCGTTGCCAGGATGGCAGATCCATTAAAAATAAAGGAGATAATCGATGCAGTATCGATACCTGTTATGGCAAAGGTTAGAATAGGCCATATCAGCGAGGCATATGTTCTTGAATCACTTGGCGTTGACATGCTTGATGAATCAGAGGTTTTGACACCGGCGGATCCATTCTTCCATATAAATAAAAAAATTTATAAAGTGCCTGTTGTCTGCGGTGCCAGGACTTTTCCAGAGGCGGTCCGCAGGATCTTTGAGGGGGCGGCCATGATAAGGACGAAGGGCGAGGCCGGCACAGGAAACATAATAGAGGCCATGAGGCATATAAGAAAGGTAAACGACGGAATAAACGTTTTGTTAAGATTAAATGAATCAGACATGAAAAAGGTTGCGGAAAACATAGCATCATCCTATTTTATATTAAGAAAGGAAACATCAAAAGAGCTCTTTGGTTACGATAACTTCCCGGACATGGATGATTTATACTATGGCATGGATTCAGATAAAATAATAAATGGAATATTAAAAACATTGAAGGAGATAAAGAAATACAAGAGATTACCTGTCGTGAACTTTGCGGCCGGTGGTGTTGCAACGCCAAGCGATGCTGCGCTAATGATGAAGATGGGCCTTGACGGCGTTTTCGTTGGCTCTGGAATCTTTAAATCAAAGGATCCTGCAAGAATGGCGTCTGCGATAGTTGAGGCAGCAGAGAACTACGAGGATTACAAGACAATAGCAGATGTTTCATCAGGGCTTCAGGGCATGGAGGGCCTTGAGATAGATAATATTGAGAGGCTCCAGGAGAGGGGATGGTGATAAACGAATTTAATATTTTATATGCAAGCATAATATTAATAGCACTTTTTATAGTTTCGCGGATATTCAACGTTTTTGATTTAAAGGGAAGTATCTCTGCGCTCTTTGTAGGCTATGTGATTGCAATAGCAGGCTCATTGTACTGGCTTATACTAATGATCGTTTTTGCAATGACATCGTACATTGCAACAAGGTTTAAAATAAAGGAAAAAACAAGGAACGGCCTCCAGGAAGGTAAGAACGGAGAGAGAAAAACATCGAATGTGATGTACGCCGCCATGATAGGTTTAATAATAGCGCTTTTCAATGTGTCAAAACTTGGCAGCTTCAATTACTTTGAGCTGTTTGCAATATCATTTGCAACAGTGAATTCTGACACGTTTGCATCAGAGCTGGGCGTTTTTGACAAAAACGTTTTTTTAATAACAAATTTTAAAAGGGTAAGGCCCGGAACAAACGGTGGCATTTCCCTGCTTGGCGAGTCCTCCGCGCTTTTTGGCTCGTTTATAATTGGATTAACATACAGCTTATTAATGTATCGTGCCTTCTTTGTATATCCCGTTCTGGTTATAACACTGCTTGGCTTCCTTGGCTGCCAGGTGGATTCAATACTTGGATCGCTTCTTGAGAACCGTGGAAGGATGTCCAAGGGCCAGGTTAATTTAACGGCAACATTGATATCTGTTGTTGCCGGAGTGGCAATTTTAATGTAGATTTAAAAAGATTAATAATTATTGTAAACATAAAGAGTTATGGAAATCATCGTTCTTGTGAAACAGATGATAGATCTTGACCAGATAAAAATAGATAGCAGTGGCAGACCCATCACTGAGAATATACCATATAAAACAGAGATATTAAGCAAGAATGCAATAGAGGCAGCGGTTCAGCTCAAGGAAAAATACGGCGGCCATGTGGTATCAATAACGTTAGGCAATGAAAAGGCAGGCCAGGTTGTAAAAGAAGCTCTTGCAATGGGCGTTGATGAATCGTATATAATAACAGGCTATGATCACAGTGATCCACTGGCAACCGGGAAGGTTCTTGCATCAAAGATAAAATCCATGAATTATGATGTTATAATACTTGGAAACCAGTCCGCTGATTCATACACGGGACTTCTTCCGGGCATATTAAGTGGATTATTAAATATAAATATTATAAGCAATGCAATTTCAATAGAGATTGATAATAATAAGGTAAAGGTAACATCCGCCCAGGGTGTTAACTATCTTGAGGAGACGAACATGCCTGTAATAATATCCGTTGCACAGGAGATTAACACGCCAAGGCTGCCAACGATAATGCAGATCATGGCCGCATCAAAGAAAAAAATTAATATTGAGGAGTCAAAACCAGAATACAATGATATAAAAATCTTATCAAACCTGGCACCAAAGAGCGAGCGCAAAAAGATAATATACAAGGATGATAATGGCATAGATGAAATAGCAAAGGTTTTAAAGGGGGTCTCAAGATGAAATCATTGATTATATCAGACGATGTTGAAATATCATGTGAGCTGCTTACATATCTAAGGGATAAAATGGATCTTGATTTAATCTCAATAAAAAATGATGAGGTGCTTTACTACGGTGCGGGTAATGTTTACTTCTTTGATGATCCATTAGAGAATGAAATTTCAAAGAGGGCCCTTGAGATTTCCAAGGATTATGATTATATCTTTGCATCATCCACAGTTCTTGGAAGGAGCGTTGCCGGATATCTTTCTGCAGCAATGAATAAAATCGCAATACCTGAAATAATATCAATAGAGTTCAATGATACTGTTAAAACCAGGAGGTACTTCTACGGTGGTAAAACAATACTTGAGGAGGAATCAGATGCACGTATATTCACCGTTCAAAAGGGCATCTCTGATAAAAAGAGACTTGATAATAAAAGCAGGGAACAGGATCTAAAAAACGATGGAAATGTTAATATAATTGACAGAACCGAGAACAGGGGATCCTCGTCGAACATAGAGAATGCAAGGATTATTGTTTCAGTGGGCCGCGGCCTGTCAAAAAAGGAGGATATAAATATTGTAGAACCGCTTGCAAGGGTATTGAATGCGGAGATTGCAGGATCAAGGCCATTATGTCTTGATCTAAAATGGCTCCCGGAGGACAGGCAGGTCGGCATCTCAGGAAAGAAGGTAAGACCTGACGTTTACATAGCAATAGGAATCTCAGGTCAGATACAGCACATAGCCGGCATGCGTGATTCAAAGATTGTAATTGCAATAAACAAGGATGAAAATGCGCCGATATTCGATGAGTGTGATTACGGCATCGTTGGCGATTTATACAGGATTGTCCCTGAGCTTGTTAAAAAACTTTCCTGATTTTTTCGACAATTTTTAATGTTTATTACGTAAATTTAATATATAGTTTAATGTTAAATACTATAATGAGTGAGACATTACCAACAGATGAGAGATACAATACCTCTTTTAGCAGGTATCTTGATGAGTACAGGAGATCCATTGAGAACACAGAGGAGTTCTGGAATGAAAAATCAAAAATAATAGAATGGTTCAGGGACTACGACAGGGTTCTGGATGATTCAAAAAAGCCCTTTTTTAGATGGTTTGTCAATGGAAAAACAAACGTTTCATACAACTGCCTTGACAGGCATATAAAGACCGATAAAAGAAACAAGGTTGCATACATATGGGTCTCAGAATCAGGAAATGAAAAGATAGTAACATACTACGGTTTATACAGAAGGGTCAATGCCCTTGCAAGGGGACTTTTAAACATGGGCCTTAGAAGGGGCGATCACGTTACAATATACATGCCAATGATACTTGAGGCTCCGGTTGCAATGCTTGCATGTGCCAGAATAGGTGTTGTGTTCAACGTTGTTTTCTCTGGCTTTGGCGCTGAGGCACTTGCAGAGAGAATAAAGGATTCAAGATCAAAGATGGTTATAACAGCTGATGGTGCATGGCGCCGTGGAAAGATCGTTGAGTTAAAAAGCATAGTTGACAGGGCACTTGAGTTAACCGAGAACGTTGAGAGCGTAATAGTTGTGAAAAATACAAACAATGAGATAAACATGGAATCAGAGCGCGATTTCTATTACAATGATATTATAGAGGACGGCTACGTTGAACCTGAAAAGATGGATTCAAACGATCCGTTGTTTATATTATACACATCGGGAACAACAGGAAAGCCAAAGGGCATAGTCCATGGCAACGGCGGTTACCCTGTATGGATATCAAACACAATGAAATGGGCCTTTGATCCAAAGGACGAGGATAGATACTGGTGCGCCGCGGATATTGGCTGGATAACCGGGCACAGCTATATTGTCTTTGCGCCGCTGCTCCTTGGAGTAACATCAATAATGTACGAGGGCGCAATAGATTATCCAAAGCCGGATCGTGTCTGGGATATAATAGAAAGGTACGGTGTTAACATATTATACACATCCCCAACGGCCATAAGATTGTTAATGAAGTACGGAGATAAGTATCCAAATTCACATGATCTGAGCTCATTAAAAACGCTTGGAACGGTTGGTGAGCCAATAAACCCGGCTGCATGGCACTGGTTCTATGAGGTAATAGGAAAATCAAGGTGTCCAATAATAGATACCTACTGGCAGACCGAGACCGGTGGATTCACAATAGCACCTGCGCTTGGACTTGGACTTCCTGATTTAAAACCGGGCTCTGCAACATTTCCGCTGCCTGGAATAGATCCTGTGATACTCGATGACAATGGAAGAGAGGTAAAGAGAAACGAGAAGGGATACATTGTTTTAAGAAGGCCATGGCCCGGTTTAATGCTAACAGTGAACAACGACGATAAAAGGTACATAGAAACCTATTTTTCAAAGTTTAAGGATATGTACTTAATGGGCGACTACGCGGTAAAGGACGATGATGGCTACATATGGCTGCTTGGCCGTGCTGACGAGGTATTAAAGGTCTCAGGGCATAGAATAGGAACAATAGAAATAGAGGATGCACTTGTATCGATGAAGGAGATAGCCGAGGCAGCTGTGTTCGGAAAACCTGATACAATAAAGGGCGATACAATAATAGCATTTGTAACATTAAAGGAGGGCTATGAAAAGAGTCCTGACCTGATAGATTATTTTAAAAGGAAGATCAGGGAAGAGCTTGGACCAATCATGGTTCCTGAGGAGATACATATAGTCGATTCACTGCCAAAGACAAGATCAGGAAAGATCATGAGGCGTGTTATAAAGGCTGTTTATCTGGACCAGCTCCCAGGAGATATCACAACGCTTGAAAACGAGGCATCTGTAGACGAGATAAAAAGGGCCGTTGAGGAATTAAAAAGGTACACAGGTGATTAAATGGACATAAACAATGCATTAAAGGCTGACCCGGCAC contains:
- a CDS encoding YeeE/YedE thiosulfate transporter family protein produces the protein MIGVTAYEWIGLFIGIIIGGLAEAWGISNPEVLIRLGRWKDRLFVGCIAIAIGAGAIALYGLSFAGVAFHWGIKPDYIVGVALGGAIFGTGIAISGYVPGTIWMALGEGRRDALYAVLGGLLGAASWTLIYQTSFGQWLVSYLNFGEIYFGGTVDTNLGVGFGIAIVWAIIMFTIAYTLPRYKNGKSCAYTSLHKNYRMSTEEEKEYAETAAMLLEGSSMPLGKNNLPEKVNYHWTVSSKLFGVVMMSVGIIIGLTVVLEMFLHQIFGESTTYSWIVAKIWLPAGYWKYSTLVVHTIGWEPFSDIGTLFGAFLASIFFTRRFQSFNNVIPPSWRKRFGNSQIKRAAGAFSGAFLMLLGARMADGCASGHILSGDLQMAVSSLEFFVVVMVFLLMVSHIIYRRVD
- the pdxS gene encoding pyridoxal 5'-phosphate synthase lyase subunit PdxS, whose product is MDLSSLRHGDELIKRGFAKMTKGGVIMDVTTAEQARIAEKAGAVAVMALERVPADIRANGGVARMADPLKIKEIIDAVSIPVMAKVRIGHISEAYVLESLGVDMLDESEVLTPADPFFHINKKIYKVPVVCGARTFPEAVRRIFEGAAMIRTKGEAGTGNIIEAMRHIRKVNDGINVLLRLNESDMKKVAENIASSYFILRKETSKELFGYDNFPDMDDLYYGMDSDKIINGILKTLKEIKKYKRLPVVNFAAGGVATPSDAALMMKMGLDGVFVGSGIFKSKDPARMASAIVEAAENYEDYKTIADVSSGLQGMEGLEIDNIERLQERGW
- a CDS encoding adenine nucleotide alpha hydrolase family protein, whose amino-acid sequence is MEIIVLVKQMIDLDQIKIDSSGRPITENIPYKTEILSKNAIEAAVQLKEKYGGHVVSITLGNEKAGQVVKEALAMGVDESYIITGYDHSDPLATGKVLASKIKSMNYDVIILGNQSADSYTGLLPGILSGLLNINIISNAISIEIDNNKVKVTSAQGVNYLEETNMPVIISVAQEINTPRLPTIMQIMAASKKKINIEESKPEYNDIKILSNLAPKSERKKIIYKDDNGIDEIAKVLKGVSR
- a CDS encoding DUF92 domain-containing protein, which encodes MVINEFNILYASIILIALFIVSRIFNVFDLKGSISALFVGYVIAIAGSLYWLILMIVFAMTSYIATRFKIKEKTRNGLQEGKNGERKTSNVMYAAMIGLIIALFNVSKLGSFNYFELFAISFATVNSDTFASELGVFDKNVFLITNFKRVRPGTNGGISLLGESSALFGSFIIGLTYSLLMYRAFFVYPVLVITLLGFLGCQVDSILGSLLENRGRMSKGQVNLTATLISVVAGVAILM
- a CDS encoding electron transfer flavoprotein subunit alpha/FixB family protein, whose amino-acid sequence is MKSLIISDDVEISCELLTYLRDKMDLDLISIKNDEVLYYGAGNVYFFDDPLENEISKRALEISKDYDYIFASSTVLGRSVAGYLSAAMNKIAIPEIISIEFNDTVKTRRYFYGGKTILEEESDARIFTVQKGISDKKRLDNKSREQDLKNDGNVNIIDRTENRGSSSNIENARIIVSVGRGLSKKEDINIVEPLARVLNAEIAGSRPLCLDLKWLPEDRQVGISGKKVRPDVYIAIGISGQIQHIAGMRDSKIVIAINKDENAPIFDECDYGIVGDLYRIVPELVKKLS
- the acs gene encoding acetate--CoA ligase, which translates into the protein MSETLPTDERYNTSFSRYLDEYRRSIENTEEFWNEKSKIIEWFRDYDRVLDDSKKPFFRWFVNGKTNVSYNCLDRHIKTDKRNKVAYIWVSESGNEKIVTYYGLYRRVNALARGLLNMGLRRGDHVTIYMPMILEAPVAMLACARIGVVFNVVFSGFGAEALAERIKDSRSKMVITADGAWRRGKIVELKSIVDRALELTENVESVIVVKNTNNEINMESERDFYYNDIIEDGYVEPEKMDSNDPLFILYTSGTTGKPKGIVHGNGGYPVWISNTMKWAFDPKDEDRYWCAADIGWITGHSYIVFAPLLLGVTSIMYEGAIDYPKPDRVWDIIERYGVNILYTSPTAIRLLMKYGDKYPNSHDLSSLKTLGTVGEPINPAAWHWFYEVIGKSRCPIIDTYWQTETGGFTIAPALGLGLPDLKPGSATFPLPGIDPVILDDNGREVKRNEKGYIVLRRPWPGLMLTVNNDDKRYIETYFSKFKDMYLMGDYAVKDDDGYIWLLGRADEVLKVSGHRIGTIEIEDALVSMKEIAEAAVFGKPDTIKGDTIIAFVTLKEGYEKSPDLIDYFKRKIREELGPIMVPEEIHIVDSLPKTRSGKIMRRVIKAVYLDQLPGDITTLENEASVDEIKRAVEELKRYTGD